In Streptomyces sp. ML-6, the genomic stretch CACGGCGAACCCTGCCGTCAGCACCCCGGACGGGATCCGCATCGACAGGGCTCCGGTGACCGCGGCCGGAACGATCCCGGCCGCCGCGAAGAGCCCTCCCGTGCGCCAGCGGACCCGGCCCTCCCGGGCGTGGGCGACCAGTGCGGTGAGGGAGGTCACGATAACGATGAGCAGTCCGGCGGTGGTGGCCTCGGCCGGGGTGAAGCCGAGCAGGTAGATCAACGCGGGAACGGCGAGCACGCTCCCGCCGCCGCCCAGCCCGCCGAGCGCCAGACCGACCACCGTACCGGCGACCAGGGCCACTATCAGCGCGGTCATGAGACGCGGCCCGCAGCCCCGCACCGGTCGCGCGCGGACGGGTTCCCGCCGGAGCGGGAGCCGGCGGCGCCGACGCCCCGGCCGGCGGGTGCGCGGAAGACCTGCCGGGCCCCCTCGGCCCGCTGCCCGCCGGCCGGATGGCGGGCAGCGGGGCCCGCTGTCTCGACGGGGTCGACGAAGAACACGACACGGCTCCTTCTGTGGTGCTTTACCCCGGGGGGTATCTCCGGTCCAGATTAGCATCAATACCCCGGGGGGTATTCAGGTCCCCGGTGAGACGTGCGCTACGCCGAGGGGCGTCGAGGGAACGCGGCGCGGCGCCGGGGGGCACGTGGGGTCGGAGTGGTCGGGAGCGGATCCGGCAGGTTGTTCCCACGGAGGCAAGCGACCGCTTAGTATGCGCCGGAGCAGTGGTAATGCCGACAGTGTTGTGGAGGCCCCTCATGCAGGCATGGCGAGTGCACCGGAACGGCGAGCCGAGCGAGGTGATGAGACTGGAGGAGGCCGACCGGCCCACGCCCGGCGACGGCCAGGTGCTCCTCGAGGTGCTCGCGGCGAACGTCAACTTCCCCGACGCGCTGCTCTGCCGCGGCCAGTACCAGGTGCGTCCGCCGCTGCCCTTCACCCCCGGCGTGGAGGTCTGCGGCAGGACGCCGGACGGGCGCCGGGTGCTCGCCACCCCCGCCCTGCCGAACGGCGGGTTCGCCGAGTACGTCGTCGCGGACGAGGCGGCCCTGCTGCCCGTGCCCGAGGCCCTGGACGACGCCGAGGCCGCCGCCCTGCACATCGGCTACCAGACCGGCTGGTTCGGCCTGCACCGCAGGGCGAACCTCCGGGCCGGCGAGACCCTCCTCGTCCACGCGGCGGCCGGCGGCGTCGGCAGCGCGGCCGTCCAGCTCGGCAAGGCCGCGGGCGCCACCGTCATCGGCGTCGTCGGCGGCGCCGAAAAGGCGAGGACCGCCGCGGACCTCGGCTGCGACCTGGTCGTCGACCGGCACACCCAGGACATCGTCGCCGCCGTCAAGGAGGCCACCGGCGGACGCGGCGCCGACGTGGTGTACGACCCGGTCGGCGGCGACGCCTACGCCAAGTCCGTCAAGTGCGTCGCCTTCGAGGGCCGGGTGGTCGTCGTCGGCTTCGCGAGCGGCGTCATCCCCACCCCGGCGCTGAACCACGCCCTGGTCAAGAACTACTCGATCCTCGGCCTCCACTGGGGCCTGTACAACACCGAGGACCCGGCCGCGGTCCGCGCCTGCCACGACGAGCTGACCCGGCTCGCGGCACAGGGCACCGTCAAACCGCTGGTCAGCGAGCGGGTCACGCTCGCCGGGGCCGCGAAGGCCGTCCAGCGCGTCGCCGACGGCACCAGCACCGGCCGGATCGTCGTCCTCCCGGCGGGAGCCGCCCGATGACCGCCCCCGACGCGGCCGGACTGCGCCGCCGCACCCGGGACCTGCTCGCCGCACACCCCCCGGCCACCACCGACCGCACCGACTTCCTCAGGGCCCGCTTCGACGCCGGACTCGCCTGGGTGCACTACCCGGTGGGCCTCGGCGGCCTCGACGCGCCACGCTCCCTGCAGTCCGTCGTGGACGCCGAACTCGCCGCCGCGGGCGCCCCCGACAACGACCCGCGCCGGATCGGCATCGGCCTCGGCATGGCCGCCCCCACCCTCCTCCGCTACGGCACCGAGGAGCAGAAGCGGCGCTTCCTGCGCCCGCTGTGGGTCGGCGAGGAGGTCTGGTGCCAGCTCTTCAGCGAACCGGGCGCGGGCTCCGACCTCGCGGCACTGGCCACCCGCGCCGTCCGCGACGGCGATGACTGGGTGGTCGACGGACAGAAGGTCTGGACGTCCAGCGCCCACCTGGCCCGCTGGGCGATCCTCATCGCCCGCACCGACCCGGACCTGCCCAAGCACCGCGGCATCAGTTACTTCATCTGCGACATGACCGACCCCGGCGTCGAGGTCAGGCCGCTGCGCCAGATCACCGGCGAGGCCGAGTTCAACGAGGTCTTCCTGACCGGCGTGCGCATCCCGGACAGCAGGCGCCTGGGCCCCGTCGGAGAGGGCTGGAAGGTCGCGCAGACCACGCTGATGAACGAGCGGGTCTCCATCGGCGGCGCCGCCGTCCCGCGCGAGGGCGGCATGATCGGCACGGTCGCCCGCACCTGGCGCGAACGCCCCGAACTGCGCACCCACGACCTCCACCAGCGGCTGCTGACCCTCTGGGTCGAGGCCGAGGTGGCCAGGTTCACCGGTCTCCGGCTGCGCCAGCAGCTCGTCGCCGGACAGCCCGGCCCCGAGGGCTCCGGCATGAAGCTCTCCTTCGCCCGGCTCAACCAGGAGATCAGCGGGCTGGAGGTCGAACTCCTGGGCGACGAGGGGCTGCTGTACGAGGACTGGACCATGCGCCGCCCGGAACTGGTCGACTTCACCGGACGCGACGCCGGTTACCGCTACCTCCGTTCCAAGGGCAACTCCATCGAGGGAGGCACCAGCGAGGTGCTGCTCAACATCGTCGCCGAGCGCGTCCTCGGCCTGCCCGCCGAGCCGCGCAACGACAAGGACGTCGCCTGGAAGGACCTGGCCCGATGACCGCGGCACCGACCGAAGAGACCCCCGTACCCGACCTGCTGTACTCCGAGACCGAGGACGACCTGCGGGCGGCGGTGCGCGCACTGCTCGCCGACCGGTGCGACGCGCCGACGGTCCTCGGCCGCATCGAGTCCGACACACCGTACGATCCACGGCTCTGGCAGGGCCTCGCCGCCGACATCGGCACCGCCGGGCTGCTGGTGCCGGAACGGCTGGGCGGCCAGGGCGCGACGCATCGCGAGGCCGCGGTGGTGCTGGAGGAACTGGGCCGCAGCGTCGCCCCCGTGCCGTACCTGACCAGCGCGGTCGTGGCCACCGAGACCCTCCTCGCGCTGGACGCCCAGGGCGGGCCCGTCGTCGAGCTCCTGGGCGACCTCGCCGCGGGCCGCAGGGCCGCGGTCCTCGTCGTGCCGTTCTCCGCCGCGCGACCCGGCGCCGTGCGACCGGTCGGCGTGACGGGCGACACGCTGGAGGGCACGGTGACCGGCGTCGCCGACGCGCCCGCCGCCGACGTGCTGCTGGTGCCCGCCACCGACGGCCTGTACGCGGTGGAGACCGGCGCCGAGGGAGTCGCGGTCGAGCCGCTCGTACCGCTCGACCTCACCCGCCCGCTCGCCACCGTGACCCTCGCTCCGGCGGCCGGGACCCGCCTGGCCGACGGCGCGTCCGCGGTACGGGCCGTGGAGCGGGGGCTGCTGGCGGGTGCCGGACTGCTCGCCTCCGAACAGCTCGGACTCGCCGAGTGGTGCCTGACCGAGACGGTTCGGCACACCCGTGAACGGCACCAGTTCAACCGGCCCGTCGGCTCGTTCCAGGCCCTCAAGCACCGCATGGCGCAGCTCTGGCTGGAGATCGTGTCGGCCCGCGCCGCCGCGCGCAACGCCGCGGACGCCCTCGCGACCGCGAGCCCCGACACGCCGCTGGCGGTGGCCGTCGCGCAGGCGTACTGCTCGAAGGTCGCCGTGCACGCCGCGGAGGAGTGCGTCCAGCTGCACGGCGGCATCGGCATGACCTGGGAACACCCGGCGCACCTCTACCTCAAGCGCGCCAAGGCCGACTCGATCGCGTACGGCAGCGCCGGACACCACCGGGAAACTGTTGCCGAACTCATGGAACTGCCCGCGCCGTAACGGAGGAGGAAGGAACGGCTCACCGGGGCAAGGGACTTGGAGCGGAGGCGCGTGAAGACGCGCCTCCGCTTCCTTGTTCCGCCGCCCCGCGGGGGTACCGAGCACCCCTTACCTGCTGTTTAATTGCGAAAGGTTCGCAATAATATTCGATCTTCAATAAGGAGTGCAGGGTATGACGGCCCGATCGATACGGGGAGCGGCCGCCGCGGCACTGGCGACGGTACTGCTGGCGACCGCGACGGCCTGCTCGCAACCGGGAGGCCCGGACGGCGGCGGCTCCGGATCGGGCGCGGGGGACTCGGCGGTGGTCGGCATCGCCTACGAACCCGACAGCCTCAGCCCGCTGCTCGGCTACGGCAAGGACGGCAACTCCAAGATCTTCGACGGGCTGCTCACCCTCGACGCCGACATGAAGCTGCGGCCCGCGCTCGCCACCGCCCTGCCCGAGGTGAGCGACGACGGACTGACGTACACGTACCGCCTCCGCAAGGGCGTGAAGTTCAGCGA encodes the following:
- a CDS encoding NADPH:quinone oxidoreductase family protein; the encoded protein is MQAWRVHRNGEPSEVMRLEEADRPTPGDGQVLLEVLAANVNFPDALLCRGQYQVRPPLPFTPGVEVCGRTPDGRRVLATPALPNGGFAEYVVADEAALLPVPEALDDAEAAALHIGYQTGWFGLHRRANLRAGETLLVHAAAGGVGSAAVQLGKAAGATVIGVVGGAEKARTAADLGCDLVVDRHTQDIVAAVKEATGGRGADVVYDPVGGDAYAKSVKCVAFEGRVVVVGFASGVIPTPALNHALVKNYSILGLHWGLYNTEDPAAVRACHDELTRLAAQGTVKPLVSERVTLAGAAKAVQRVADGTSTGRIVVLPAGAAR
- a CDS encoding acyl-CoA dehydrogenase family protein; this translates as MTAPDAAGLRRRTRDLLAAHPPATTDRTDFLRARFDAGLAWVHYPVGLGGLDAPRSLQSVVDAELAAAGAPDNDPRRIGIGLGMAAPTLLRYGTEEQKRRFLRPLWVGEEVWCQLFSEPGAGSDLAALATRAVRDGDDWVVDGQKVWTSSAHLARWAILIARTDPDLPKHRGISYFICDMTDPGVEVRPLRQITGEAEFNEVFLTGVRIPDSRRLGPVGEGWKVAQTTLMNERVSIGGAAVPREGGMIGTVARTWRERPELRTHDLHQRLLTLWVEAEVARFTGLRLRQQLVAGQPGPEGSGMKLSFARLNQEISGLEVELLGDEGLLYEDWTMRRPELVDFTGRDAGYRYLRSKGNSIEGGTSEVLLNIVAERVLGLPAEPRNDKDVAWKDLAR
- a CDS encoding acyl-CoA dehydrogenase family protein, which gives rise to MTAAPTEETPVPDLLYSETEDDLRAAVRALLADRCDAPTVLGRIESDTPYDPRLWQGLAADIGTAGLLVPERLGGQGATHREAAVVLEELGRSVAPVPYLTSAVVATETLLALDAQGGPVVELLGDLAAGRRAAVLVVPFSAARPGAVRPVGVTGDTLEGTVTGVADAPAADVLLVPATDGLYAVETGAEGVAVEPLVPLDLTRPLATVTLAPAAGTRLADGASAVRAVERGLLAGAGLLASEQLGLAEWCLTETVRHTRERHQFNRPVGSFQALKHRMAQLWLEIVSARAAARNAADALATASPDTPLAVAVAQAYCSKVAVHAAEECVQLHGGIGMTWEHPAHLYLKRAKADSIAYGSAGHHRETVAELMELPAP